From the Tribolium castaneum strain GA2 chromosome 2, icTriCast1.1, whole genome shotgun sequence genome, one window contains:
- the LOC103314267 gene encoding receptor-type tyrosine-protein phosphatase epsilon isoform X2: MRALENATVSVFLSVRLNKNETSLINGSKIGWNLLMKNGSETYLCDNHQTSCTESHLRLEKSVSELFNNLFSALWKLHDYTYFYTEKITNTEIYTKRESCSYVRKGCLVMYLAMCKNCNMTVLLNPNTVAYSVNGRNNSIMGTGTWMTVEIDLGNFTDCFSLAAETIARNGSEDVFWAIGDTIYISTTLSCHKNKRYISLDTTKKLTDFFCETVTNKPLNFSTQLLKPLNKTEKFPLTTTKNDTVPTNKASSFSVVYIIIIALLITIIITTVVAVLCKRRFWARTPTEASVAFDSVRLLDIASNSETIDRKDWPLPIKRGEFEDYIHKNCDLRESSTELQLQFSALPSGYLKECNEGKKEANLAKNRYPKILPYDDTRVKLKANLGDTGTSDYINASYIKGFNSDKEYIVTQNPLENTAVDFWRMISQEQVEHIVMISNKEEGVHQYWPQFNKTESYGGIEVSFTEHDMYEFYDHRVFTITCFGENRVINQFHFHAWSKEMLAAYVFADFINRLLMIPHQSAPVVFHCKAGVGRSATILLCDIALRSVAITGNFDLFSITKTMRECRVDMVQNIRQYVLAHLIIYEALNYKDLAIGLDEDCENNFSKYFEGNLVKRLWSSYLENREWIDEVIMPYHICANYPKLNRYVDPNLLPVEHSRVKLNGLEEADYIHAMYVNDYNQMKNFIVAQQPMRATMTNFWLMVLEKSVTTIINLHELDPRCGDLCYYPVWNQKFLEINDDILIKLDSEEQHRNYEKLTIIVTRNEQQRKIKLFCIKNWSKIKALPDSTDVVVSLWEAMGDQNPDYPTLICCDDGIRASSFVACFFYMADKMIHERKCDVVGAVRAVRRTHHNFINFEQFVFLFHCAVAFYKNCVE, from the exons ATGAGAGCTTTGGAAAACGCCACagtatcagtttttttaagcgtGAGGCTAAATAAGAACGAAACATCACTAATAAATGGCAGCAAAATAGGG TGGaatcttttgatgaaaaatgGCTCAGAAACGTATTTATGTGACAACCACCAAACATCCTGTACCGAATCACATTTACGGTTAGAAAAAAGTGTCTCTGAGTTGTTCAATAACTTATTCAGTGCCTTATGGAAACTGCACGATT aCACGTATTTTTACACTGAGAAGATCACAAATACcgaaatttacacaaaaaggGAAAGTTGTAGTTATGTACGAAAGGGCTGTCTTGTAATGTATCTAGCAATGTGCAAGAACTGTAACATGACAGTTTTGTTAAATCCAAACACAGTTGCGTATTCCGTCAATGGAAGAAACAATAGCATAATG gGCACTGGCACATGGATGACTGTAGAAATAGACTTGGGCAATTTTACAGATTGTTTCAGCCTTGCAGCTGAAACAATCGCTCGTAATGGCTCAGAAGACGTATTTTGGGCCATCGGTGACACAATCTACATTTCAACCACTCTGAGTTGCCACAAAAATAAGCGCTACATTTCGCTCGACACCACGAAAAAATtgactgattttttttgcgaaactGTGACAAACAAGCCACTTAACTTTAGCACCCAGCTTTTGAAACCTTTGAACAAGACAGAAAAATTCCCTCTAACAACCACCAAGAACGATACAGTTCCGACCAACAAAGCTAGCTCGTTTAGTGTAGtttacataattattattgctctactaataacaataattataacaaCAGTGGTTGCAGTTCTTTGTAAAAGACGATTTTGGGCACGGACAC caaCTGAAGCAAGTGTGGCGTTTGATTCGGTGCGCTTACTTGACATAGCATCCAACTCTGAAACAATTGATCGAAAAGACTGGCCTTTGCCGATTAAACGCGGCGAATTTGAAGACTACATTCACAAAAACTGTGACTTGAGAGAAAGTTCCACTGAGCTCCAGTTACAATTTTCT GCTCTTCCGTCCGGATATCTCAAAGAGTGTAATGAGGGGAAAAAAGAGGcgaatttggccaaaaatcgATACCCGAAAATACTTCCTT ACGATGATACCCGAGTTAAgcttaaagcaaatttaggtGATACAGGCACTAGTGACTACATTAACGCCAGTTATATCAAA GGATTTAACAGTGATAAGGAATACATCGTGACCCAAAACCCGCTAGAAAACACCGCTGTTGACTTCTGGAGGATGATTTCGCAGGAACAGGTCGAACACATTGTGATGATCAGCAACAAAGAGGAGGGGGTCCACCAATATTGgccccaatttaataaaacggaGTCGTACGGAGGAATCGAAGTTTCGTTCACAGAACACGACATGTACGAATTCTACGACCACCGTGTGTTCACCATCACGTGCTTTGGTGAAAACAGAGTG ATAAACCAATTTCATTTTCACGCCTGGTCGAAAGAGATGCTTGCAGCGTATGTCTTTGCCGATTTCATCAACCGGCTCCTGATGATTCCGCACCAAAGCGCCCCTGTGGTCTTCCACTGCAAGGCCGGGGTCGGGAGATCAGCCACTATACTTTTGTGCGACATTGCCCTGCGCTCAGTTGCCATAACTGGCAATTTTGACTTGTTCTCCATCACGAAAACCATGAGGGAATGTCGCGTGGACATGGTCCAGAATATTAGGCAATACGTTCTCGCCCACTTAATTATCTACGAAGCTTTGAATTACAAAGATCTGGCGATTGGACTGGACGAGGACTGCGAGAATAATTTCAGTAAATACTTCGAAGGCAATTTGGTGAAAAGGCTGTGGTCCAGTTATTTGGAAAATAGGGAGTGGATTGATGAAGTTATAATGCCCTACCACATTTGCGCAAACTACCCCAAGTTGAATCGCTACGTTGACCCTAATCTGCTCCCAG TCGAACACAGTCGGGTTAAACTTAACGGTTTGGAAGAAGCTGACTACATTCACGCAATGTATGTGAACGATTACAACCAAATGAAGAACTTTATTGTGGCCCAGCAACCAATGAGAGCCACAATGACCAATTTCTGGTTGATGGTTTTAGAAAAATCGGTCActacaattattaatttacacgAACTGGACCCGAGATGT GGCGATTTGTGCTATTACCCAGTGTggaaccaaaaatttttagaaataaacgATGACATTTTGATCAAGTTGGATTCAGAggaacaacacagaaattacgaaaaattaaCCATAATTGTCACAAGAAAT GAGCAGCAACGCAAAATTAAACTGTTCTGTATCAAAAACtggtcaaaaattaaagctttgcCCGACTCTACCGACGTTGTTGTCAGTCTGTGGGAAGCCATGGGGGACCAAAATCCAGACTATCCTACACTAATCTGTTGCGA TGATGGGATTAGGGCGAGCAGTTTTGTGGCTTGTTTTTTCTACATGGCCGACAAAATGATTCACGAGAGGAAGTGTGACGTGGTTGGGGCCGTGAGGGCCGTTAGGCGGACTCatcacaattttattaatttcgaacagtttgtttttcttttccaCTGTGCAGtagcattttataaaaattgcgtCGAGTAG
- the LOC103314267 gene encoding receptor-type tyrosine-protein phosphatase epsilon isoform X1: protein MLIYLFLSVILSVSFLNAEENKTLFCIVDCDSPGFIILEPAIGKDSTQVDSRSIFLDNSTVTFNTTLPDKWTLISSLNNNDNKFHEHVSDQRWETLPNSHSEIAKIMRALENATVSVFLSVRLNKNETSLINGSKIGWNLLMKNGSETYLCDNHQTSCTESHLRLEKSVSELFNNLFSALWKLHDYTYFYTEKITNTEIYTKRESCSYVRKGCLVMYLAMCKNCNMTVLLNPNTVAYSVNGRNNSIMGTGTWMTVEIDLGNFTDCFSLAAETIARNGSEDVFWAIGDTIYISTTLSCHKNKRYISLDTTKKLTDFFCETVTNKPLNFSTQLLKPLNKTEKFPLTTTKNDTVPTNKASSFSVVYIIIIALLITIIITTVVAVLCKRRFWARTPTEASVAFDSVRLLDIASNSETIDRKDWPLPIKRGEFEDYIHKNCDLRESSTELQLQFSALPSGYLKECNEGKKEANLAKNRYPKILPYDDTRVKLKANLGDTGTSDYINASYIKGFNSDKEYIVTQNPLENTAVDFWRMISQEQVEHIVMISNKEEGVHQYWPQFNKTESYGGIEVSFTEHDMYEFYDHRVFTITCFGENRVINQFHFHAWSKEMLAAYVFADFINRLLMIPHQSAPVVFHCKAGVGRSATILLCDIALRSVAITGNFDLFSITKTMRECRVDMVQNIRQYVLAHLIIYEALNYKDLAIGLDEDCENNFSKYFEGNLVKRLWSSYLENREWIDEVIMPYHICANYPKLNRYVDPNLLPVEHSRVKLNGLEEADYIHAMYVNDYNQMKNFIVAQQPMRATMTNFWLMVLEKSVTTIINLHELDPRCGDLCYYPVWNQKFLEINDDILIKLDSEEQHRNYEKLTIIVTRNEQQRKIKLFCIKNWSKIKALPDSTDVVVSLWEAMGDQNPDYPTLICCDDGIRASSFVACFFYMADKMIHERKCDVVGAVRAVRRTHHNFINFEQFVFLFHCAVAFYKNCVE from the exons atgttaatttatttgtttctttCGGTTATTTTAAgtgtgtcatttttaaatgctgaAGAGAATAAGACTTTATTCTGTATCGTGGATTGTGACAGCCCTGGCTTTATAATTTTAGAGCCTGCCATTGGAAAAGACTCGACTCAAGTAG ATTCTCGCTCAATTTTTCTGGACAACAGCACAGTTACGTTTAATACTACTCTTCCAGATAAGTGGACTCTTATTAGTTccttaaataataatgacaataaatTTCATGAGCATGTCTCTGATCAGCGTTGGGAAACGTTGCCAAACAGTCACAGTGAGATCGCAAAAATTATGAGAGCTTTGGAAAACGCCACagtatcagtttttttaagcgtGAGGCTAAATAAGAACGAAACATCACTAATAAATGGCAGCAAAATAGGG TGGaatcttttgatgaaaaatgGCTCAGAAACGTATTTATGTGACAACCACCAAACATCCTGTACCGAATCACATTTACGGTTAGAAAAAAGTGTCTCTGAGTTGTTCAATAACTTATTCAGTGCCTTATGGAAACTGCACGATT aCACGTATTTTTACACTGAGAAGATCACAAATACcgaaatttacacaaaaaggGAAAGTTGTAGTTATGTACGAAAGGGCTGTCTTGTAATGTATCTAGCAATGTGCAAGAACTGTAACATGACAGTTTTGTTAAATCCAAACACAGTTGCGTATTCCGTCAATGGAAGAAACAATAGCATAATG gGCACTGGCACATGGATGACTGTAGAAATAGACTTGGGCAATTTTACAGATTGTTTCAGCCTTGCAGCTGAAACAATCGCTCGTAATGGCTCAGAAGACGTATTTTGGGCCATCGGTGACACAATCTACATTTCAACCACTCTGAGTTGCCACAAAAATAAGCGCTACATTTCGCTCGACACCACGAAAAAATtgactgattttttttgcgaaactGTGACAAACAAGCCACTTAACTTTAGCACCCAGCTTTTGAAACCTTTGAACAAGACAGAAAAATTCCCTCTAACAACCACCAAGAACGATACAGTTCCGACCAACAAAGCTAGCTCGTTTAGTGTAGtttacataattattattgctctactaataacaataattataacaaCAGTGGTTGCAGTTCTTTGTAAAAGACGATTTTGGGCACGGACAC caaCTGAAGCAAGTGTGGCGTTTGATTCGGTGCGCTTACTTGACATAGCATCCAACTCTGAAACAATTGATCGAAAAGACTGGCCTTTGCCGATTAAACGCGGCGAATTTGAAGACTACATTCACAAAAACTGTGACTTGAGAGAAAGTTCCACTGAGCTCCAGTTACAATTTTCT GCTCTTCCGTCCGGATATCTCAAAGAGTGTAATGAGGGGAAAAAAGAGGcgaatttggccaaaaatcgATACCCGAAAATACTTCCTT ACGATGATACCCGAGTTAAgcttaaagcaaatttaggtGATACAGGCACTAGTGACTACATTAACGCCAGTTATATCAAA GGATTTAACAGTGATAAGGAATACATCGTGACCCAAAACCCGCTAGAAAACACCGCTGTTGACTTCTGGAGGATGATTTCGCAGGAACAGGTCGAACACATTGTGATGATCAGCAACAAAGAGGAGGGGGTCCACCAATATTGgccccaatttaataaaacggaGTCGTACGGAGGAATCGAAGTTTCGTTCACAGAACACGACATGTACGAATTCTACGACCACCGTGTGTTCACCATCACGTGCTTTGGTGAAAACAGAGTG ATAAACCAATTTCATTTTCACGCCTGGTCGAAAGAGATGCTTGCAGCGTATGTCTTTGCCGATTTCATCAACCGGCTCCTGATGATTCCGCACCAAAGCGCCCCTGTGGTCTTCCACTGCAAGGCCGGGGTCGGGAGATCAGCCACTATACTTTTGTGCGACATTGCCCTGCGCTCAGTTGCCATAACTGGCAATTTTGACTTGTTCTCCATCACGAAAACCATGAGGGAATGTCGCGTGGACATGGTCCAGAATATTAGGCAATACGTTCTCGCCCACTTAATTATCTACGAAGCTTTGAATTACAAAGATCTGGCGATTGGACTGGACGAGGACTGCGAGAATAATTTCAGTAAATACTTCGAAGGCAATTTGGTGAAAAGGCTGTGGTCCAGTTATTTGGAAAATAGGGAGTGGATTGATGAAGTTATAATGCCCTACCACATTTGCGCAAACTACCCCAAGTTGAATCGCTACGTTGACCCTAATCTGCTCCCAG TCGAACACAGTCGGGTTAAACTTAACGGTTTGGAAGAAGCTGACTACATTCACGCAATGTATGTGAACGATTACAACCAAATGAAGAACTTTATTGTGGCCCAGCAACCAATGAGAGCCACAATGACCAATTTCTGGTTGATGGTTTTAGAAAAATCGGTCActacaattattaatttacacgAACTGGACCCGAGATGT GGCGATTTGTGCTATTACCCAGTGTggaaccaaaaatttttagaaataaacgATGACATTTTGATCAAGTTGGATTCAGAggaacaacacagaaattacgaaaaattaaCCATAATTGTCACAAGAAAT GAGCAGCAACGCAAAATTAAACTGTTCTGTATCAAAAACtggtcaaaaattaaagctttgcCCGACTCTACCGACGTTGTTGTCAGTCTGTGGGAAGCCATGGGGGACCAAAATCCAGACTATCCTACACTAATCTGTTGCGA TGATGGGATTAGGGCGAGCAGTTTTGTGGCTTGTTTTTTCTACATGGCCGACAAAATGATTCACGAGAGGAAGTGTGACGTGGTTGGGGCCGTGAGGGCCGTTAGGCGGACTCatcacaattttattaatttcgaacagtttgtttttcttttccaCTGTGCAGtagcattttataaaaattgcgtCGAGTAG